CCAGAGCTGAGTGGATACTCAGGAAGGCCCAGACCCAGGCTGAAATAGAAAAGCAGCGCATAATAGCCAACGCCAAGCTTGAGATAAGAAAGAAGAGGCTCGAAGTTCAGGAGGCCCTCATCCAGGAGGTCATAACGGCCCTCCGCGAAAGGCTCGCCGAACTTCCTGAGGAAGAGTACTTCCCGATGCTCGTTGATTTAACTGGCAAGGCTGTCGAAGAGCTTGGAAGCGGCAGCGTCGTCGTGAAATCCAACGAAAGGACATTGAAGCTCCTGGAGGGCAGGCTCGACGAGTTCAAGAAGGCTCTCACTGAAAAGCTCGGGAGGGACGTTGAAGTCACCCTCGGTGAACCGATCACCACAATCGGCGGCATCCTCGTCGAGACCCCCGACAGAACT
The window above is part of the Thermococcus sp. JdF3 genome. Proteins encoded here:
- a CDS encoding V-type ATP synthase subunit E translates to RAEWILRKAQTQAEIEKQRIIANAKLEIRKKRLEVQEALIQEVITALRERLAELPEEEYFPMLVDLTGKAVEELGSGSVVVKSNERTLKLLEGRLDEFKKALTEKLGRDVEVTLGEPITTIGGILVETPDRT